DNA sequence from the Pedobacter schmidteae genome:
ATTTCCTAAAAACAAAAAAAAGCCTTTCAATCTATTGATTTGTAAAGCTTTTTTAAGTGATCCCGCTGGGATTTTTCGCTCGCACCAGCTAAACACGTACCCGCTCAAGAGAAAGTTCGAACCAGGCCTGCTCTTCTGTTCGAATCCATTAATAACGCAAAAAAGCCTCACATTTCTGTGAGGCTTTTGGTGATCCCGCTGGGATTCGAACCCAGGACCACTACATTAAAAGTGTAATGCTCTACCAGCTGAGCTACGGAATCTTCTCTGTTTGAAGAGGGTGCAAAGATAAAATTATTAATCCATTCTTCTAATTTTTTTTCAAAAAAAACGAAAGCAAGTATTTAAAACATTTATTTTCAGGAAGATTATTTCATGTGGGCGCCATAATCAGAAATGTACCCACCGGCTAAGTTACAAGCTATAACTGCGACAAAAAAAATACTTGTTTCGATAGTTTAACTGTTTAACCAAATAAACTATTGGTCTTTAGTATAAAAATGAGTTAAAGGATCAAAAAAAATGTAAAGGATACAACTCAATCATTGTAAACTTTTGTACATTTTTTGATCTGTTTTCGTAAAGCATTCTGTAAATATTTACAATTTGAAATACAACCTGATCAGGCCCACATCGCATCGCATATAAATTATATAACTTTATTCAACAAATTTAAAGAATATCATTTCGTGAAATTTTAGCCTTGATCAAAATGAAAAATTTACACCTTGTTTTATTCATCTCTCTGGTCTTCCTGGCCTGCTCTCCTCAAAGAAATCTTGTTTATTTCAGTAATTTATCGGAAATCTCCAGTAGTCAGATTAAGAATATACCTGAACTTAAGCTTCAAAAAAATGACCAGCTAAGCATAACGGTAAATAGCCTCAATGCCGAATACAATGCCTTGTTTGCAGGAGCCAACAACAACAGTACGAATACACAACCAAACACCAGAACAGGCTTTAAAATAAACGAGAACGGAGTGGTGAACCTACCACTGATTGGGAATTTAAAGGTTGAAGGAATGACCATAGAAGAAGCCAAGCAATTAATTACAAATGAGTTAAAAAAACAAATTAAAAACCCTGTAGTAGACCTTCAGCTGGTTAATTTCAAAATTACGGTTATAGGAGAAGTGAACCACCCTGCCTCTCTAACCATCCCCGACGATCAAATCAATTTACTGGAAGCTTTGGGTATGGCCGGAGATATGACGGTATATGGCAAACGAGAAAATGTTTTGGTTATCCGTGAAACAAATGGCGTACGTAACATGACCAGACTTAACCTTAACGATAAAAGCGTATATGATTCACCATACTTTCATTTAAAGCAAAATGACATCGTATATGTTGAACCTGATAAATCAAAAGAAAAAGAATATAGTCCAAATAATCGTGCCCTACCTATCATAACAGCCTGCATATCAGCCGTAGCCGTATTGCTAACCGCATTTTTAAGATAATAAATTATTTATAATTCTAAAAAAATGAACTCATCTGTTTATCAAAATACAACGTCTACAAGAGAAAATCTAAAAGAGATTTTTCAGAAATACTTTAGATACTGGTATGTTTTTGTAATCACTATTGTACTGAGTTTTGCAGCGGCCTATTTTTACCTGCAAACTGTAACACCCAGGTATAAGGTGAGTAGTACTTTAATGGTGCAGGATGATAAAAATGGTGACGGGGCTGTACCGAAAGGAAGTGCTTTTAGTGATCTGAACATGTTTAGGACGGATAGAAAAGCTGATAATGAGATGGAGGTTCTTCGCTCCCGCGACCTCATATATAAAACACTGAAGGCACTTTCCTTAGAGGTATCTTATACAAAGAAAGGTAGTCTTAGGGCTAAAGAACTGTATGGAAAAGATTTGCCTATAAAGGTTAAAATATTGGGAATAAATGCAACAGGTTATCTCAAAAATTTAACTATAACTCCACTAAATGATCATCAATTTACCTTAACTGATGGTGACCAGAGCTCGGATTTTTCGTACGAAAGCACAATTCAGAAACCAGGTTACAAAATAATAGTAAGCAAAGGACCTGCTTATAAAAGAAACACAGGAGCTGTTAACATTAAATTTAAAGATCTAAGGCGCATGGCCGAATCTTACAGTTTATCGGGTCTGGTTGTTATGCCCATCATCAAAGATGCAAATACGATTACCATAAGTTTAACCGATAACATCCCTCAAAGAGGCATTGATATTTTAACCGTATTGATTAATACTTATAATGAAGAAAACGTAATCAGAAAAAATGCCATTCTGGTAAATACAATCAATTTTATAGATAAGAGACTAAAATATCTGAGTCAGGATTTAAATGGTGTTGAGCAATCCGTAGAGAGTTACAAACAAAGTAATATGGTTTCGGACGTAGGTATGGAAGCCCAAATGAATATCGCGAAGTCGGGTGAATACAATCAAATGTTGTCTTTTACTACTGTGCAGCTTGGCGTGTTAGGATCGCTTGAAAAATATTTACAGAATGACAATCTGAATATGGTACCCAGCTCATTGAGCATCAACAACTCAACTTTAAATGAGCTAACCAGCAAGTATAACGCATTACAGCAGGAAAGAACCAGGATGTTGCGCACTTCTGAAGAAGCCAATCCCCTGGTGCAAAACCTGACCGCCCAATTGGTA
Encoded proteins:
- a CDS encoding polysaccharide biosynthesis/export family protein, translated to MKNLHLVLFISLVFLACSPQRNLVYFSNLSEISSSQIKNIPELKLQKNDQLSITVNSLNAEYNALFAGANNNSTNTQPNTRTGFKINENGVVNLPLIGNLKVEGMTIEEAKQLITNELKKQIKNPVVDLQLVNFKITVIGEVNHPASLTIPDDQINLLEALGMAGDMTVYGKRENVLVIRETNGVRNMTRLNLNDKSVYDSPYFHLKQNDIVYVEPDKSKEKEYSPNNRALPIITACISAVAVLLTAFLR
- a CDS encoding polysaccharide biosynthesis tyrosine autokinase → MNSSVYQNTTSTRENLKEIFQKYFRYWYVFVITIVLSFAAAYFYLQTVTPRYKVSSTLMVQDDKNGDGAVPKGSAFSDLNMFRTDRKADNEMEVLRSRDLIYKTLKALSLEVSYTKKGSLRAKELYGKDLPIKVKILGINATGYLKNLTITPLNDHQFTLTDGDQSSDFSYESTIQKPGYKIIVSKGPAYKRNTGAVNIKFKDLRRMAESYSLSGLVVMPIIKDANTITISLTDNIPQRGIDILTVLINTYNEENVIRKNAILVNTINFIDKRLKYLSQDLNGVEQSVESYKQSNMVSDVGMEAQMNIAKSGEYNQMLSFTTVQLGVLGSLEKYLQNDNLNMVPSSLSINNSTLNELTSKYNALQQERTRMLRTSEEANPLVQNLTAQLVSLKSNIRENVQNIKKGLQIEQNNLQGMTSKFNSKIRMVPAVERGIQERSREQSVKSGLYNYLLQKREETTLSLSGTVPTTQIVDNPAYNSTPVSPKKQLIYLFAGFAGCLLPGMVIYGRSLLNNKITDVKEIELLTGAPVLGILSHLEKNETAVLEQNSRSTMSELFRYIRSNLHFMNSGLPDQVMLVTSCMKAEGKTFFSINLGMTLASVNKRVVLLEFDMRDPQLLQKMNLSSKIGITDYLTRDDITIDELIVNSRKYKDLVLVDCGPMPQNPAEMMMHPKIGQMLEELKCRFDYVIIDTAPVGQVADAFSLSPYTDLSIYLIRYNYTDKLQLNILKDILYYKKLSNPMVVLNDAKLGNYNTYGYGGYGYGLELSRN